In one Dehalogenimonas formicexedens genomic region, the following are encoded:
- a CDS encoding NADH-quinone oxidoreductase subunit B, protein MAIDPTHRGIYSAMDMDIREGGEIEAFYAGHQEPIADPIDWINAPPLPQNVLLTSVDKIINWSRRSSVWPVTFGLACCAIEMMCTAASRFDLARFGMEIFRASPRQADLMIVAGTLTWKMAPWLRRIYDQMPEPKWVLAMGACGTSGGIFKGSYSVLPGFNKVVPIDVYVPGCPPRPEALIKAVTDIHDKIEKMHPTRKAGE, encoded by the coding sequence ATGGCAATAGACCCCACTCATCGCGGGATATATTCAGCAATGGATATGGACATCCGGGAGGGTGGCGAGATCGAAGCATTCTACGCCGGCCACCAGGAACCGATTGCGGATCCTATTGATTGGATAAACGCGCCGCCCCTGCCTCAGAATGTCCTGCTCACCAGCGTTGATAAAATTATCAATTGGTCTCGGCGTTCTTCGGTCTGGCCGGTGACCTTCGGGTTGGCCTGTTGCGCCATCGAAATGATGTGTACAGCCGCATCCAGATTCGACCTCGCCCGGTTCGGGATGGAGATTTTCCGGGCCTCGCCAAGGCAAGCCGACCTCATGATTGTGGCGGGAACGTTGACCTGGAAAATGGCCCCCTGGCTCCGGCGTATCTACGACCAGATGCCTGAACCCAAATGGGTGCTGGCCATGGGCGCTTGCGGCACCTCGGGAGGAATTTTTAAGGGGTCGTATTCGGTATTACCGGGTTTCAATAAGGTCGTCCCTATCGATGTTTATGTCCCCGGTTGCCCGCCCCGGCCGGAAGCGCTGATCAAAGCCGTTACCGACATCCACGATAAGATCGAGAAGATGCATCCTACCAGGAAGGCCGGGGAATAG
- a CDS encoding NuoI/complex I 23 kDa subunit family protein, translating into MSSFKHFGEGLLRGLDVTAKHLGRKWITVQYPEQKLVMSQRLRGTDIIWDRSSCISCRACERACPVGCISMAVSRGEDKKLKTDDFTIDFGLCIFCGLCIEACPTGISIYLGYNYANTTYHCSSAKESKTGSTPSDGRCIELVRSNDALLVDDVARPRSGYYRPEVEANLKQQTLLINQTSYLEDLKRKGER; encoded by the coding sequence ATGTCATCGTTTAAACACTTTGGCGAGGGGCTCCTCCGTGGCCTTGATGTAACCGCTAAGCACCTGGGACGCAAGTGGATCACGGTTCAGTATCCTGAGCAGAAATTGGTCATGTCGCAACGGTTAAGGGGCACGGATATTATCTGGGACCGCTCAAGCTGCATCTCCTGCCGGGCTTGCGAGCGCGCATGCCCCGTGGGGTGCATATCCATGGCAGTCTCCCGAGGTGAAGATAAAAAGCTCAAGACCGATGATTTTACAATTGATTTCGGTTTGTGCATATTCTGCGGTTTGTGCATCGAGGCTTGCCCCACCGGAATCTCGATTTACCTCGGTTATAATTACGCAAATACAACCTATCACTGTTCATCGGCAAAAGAATCGAAAACGGGCAGCACCCCGTCGGATGGTCGCTGTATCGAACTGGTCAGATCTAATGATGCGTTGCTGGTGGATGATGTTGCCCGCCCCCGCTCCGGGTACTACCGTCCTGAAGTCGAAGCCAACCTCAAGCAGCAAACTCTGTTGATCAACCAGACAAGCTACCTGGAAGACCTGAAACGGAAGGGCGAAAGATAA
- a CDS encoding UPF0280 family protein, whose translation MYQPRTYRKCHESADLVSFTVSVKETNLFISAKSDLERKARKLVLKYRSILEKYVDGHPTFLTSLKPVEVEADAPLIIRDMAAAAGKAGVGPMASVAGAVAEYVGEELSKYSPDVIIENGGDIYLRSTQERLIGIYAGLSPLSGKLGIQIAPNDYPCGVCTSSGTVGHSLSFGKADAVTIIAPSATLADAVATACANIVQTAADIEKGLELASEVDGVTGAIIIVGDRVGVQGTVRLKHL comes from the coding sequence TTGTACCAGCCTCGCACGTACCGTAAGTGCCATGAAAGCGCCGATCTGGTTTCTTTCACCGTCAGCGTCAAAGAAACCAACCTGTTCATCAGCGCCAAAAGTGATTTAGAACGCAAAGCCCGGAAGCTGGTACTGAAATATCGTTCGATTCTCGAGAAGTACGTTGACGGCCACCCGACATTCCTGACATCCTTGAAGCCGGTCGAGGTCGAAGCAGATGCCCCGCTGATTATCCGGGACATGGCGGCGGCCGCCGGTAAAGCCGGCGTTGGTCCCATGGCATCGGTGGCCGGCGCCGTTGCCGAATACGTCGGCGAAGAACTCTCGAAATATTCCCCCGACGTGATCATCGAAAACGGCGGCGATATCTATCTCAGATCGACACAGGAACGGCTGATCGGCATTTACGCCGGCCTTTCGCCGCTTTCGGGCAAGCTGGGGATCCAAATTGCTCCGAACGATTATCCGTGCGGCGTCTGCACTTCCTCGGGCACCGTAGGCCATTCGCTGTCCTTTGGAAAAGCCGATGCCGTGACTATTATCGCCCCTTCGGCAACCCTCGCAGACGCGGTAGCAACAGCCTGCGCCAATATCGTTCAAACTGCAGCCGATATCGAAAAGGGGTTGGAACTAGCTTCCGAGGTTGACGGGGTAACTGGCGCTATAATCATTGTCGGGGACCGCGTCGGCGTTCAAGGTACGGTACGACTAAAACACCTTTAG
- a CDS encoding NADH-quinone oxidoreductase subunit D: MTLKTEQYVINIGPQHPSTHGVFRFRLTLDGEVITDVEPIFGYLHRGMEKIAEGRNYTKNIPLTDRLDYLSSMINNHAYCMAVENLMGVKVPERAEYIRVIMSELQRIASHLAGIGFFLNDIGAFMTPLLYMFREREKIVELFDMVCGQRLNYNYMRFGGVSMDLPRDFLPALNKLLGQLPGYVDEYDKLISTNEIALVRAKGVGILPRELAINASAAGPVLRGSGVRWDLRKDQPYSIYERFEFDIPTGETGDTYDRYIVRLEEIRQSVRILKQAVSQLPEGETLAKVSKLVRPPAGSETYAAVEGPKGELGFFVASDGTENPYRWHVRAPSLINLTVIREMLLGWKVADLMAIFGSIDIVMGEVDR, translated from the coding sequence GTGACGCTTAAGACCGAACAATATGTCATTAATATCGGCCCGCAACACCCGAGTACCCATGGAGTGTTCCGTTTCCGGTTGACTCTAGATGGCGAGGTGATAACCGACGTCGAACCAATCTTCGGGTACCTTCACAGGGGCATGGAAAAAATCGCCGAAGGACGAAACTACACTAAAAACATTCCGCTCACCGACCGGCTTGATTATCTGTCTTCAATGATCAATAACCATGCCTATTGCATGGCTGTCGAGAACCTGATGGGGGTCAAGGTCCCCGAAAGAGCCGAATACATCAGGGTTATCATGTCTGAACTTCAGCGGATTGCCAGTCACCTGGCTGGCATAGGTTTCTTCCTTAACGATATCGGCGCATTCATGACCCCTCTTCTCTATATGTTCAGGGAACGCGAGAAGATCGTTGAGCTTTTCGATATGGTCTGCGGCCAGCGGCTCAACTACAACTACATGCGTTTCGGCGGCGTATCGATGGACCTTCCAAGAGATTTCCTGCCGGCTTTGAACAAACTCCTGGGCCAGTTGCCCGGCTATGTTGACGAATATGACAAGCTCATTTCAACCAATGAGATTGCCCTGGTCAGGGCCAAAGGCGTCGGCATCCTGCCGCGGGAATTGGCCATCAACGCTTCGGCTGCCGGTCCCGTGCTTCGGGGCAGCGGCGTGAGATGGGACCTTCGCAAAGATCAACCATACTCCATATATGAACGGTTCGAGTTCGATATCCCGACCGGTGAAACGGGCGACACATACGACCGTTACATTGTACGGCTGGAAGAAATCCGCCAAAGCGTCCGGATATTGAAACAGGCTGTCAGCCAATTGCCTGAGGGCGAGACTCTTGCTAAGGTATCCAAACTTGTGAGACCTCCGGCAGGATCGGAAACGTACGCCGCCGTTGAGGGTCCTAAAGGCGAACTGGGTTTCTTCGTTGCCTCTGACGGCACCGAGAATCCGTACCGCTGGCACGTCCGCGCTCCAAGCCTGATAAACTTGACGGTCATCCGGGAGATGCTCCTCGGTTGGAAGGTCGCCGACCTGATGGCCATTTTCGGCAGCATCGATATTGTTATGGGCGAGGTGGACAGGTAA
- a CDS encoding MerR family transcriptional regulator gives MSLQLKGTTYYRTAEVCELAGISRTTLFRWLKNDLLGAAVARDRRGWRLFTEAEAELLKAEANRVDGASAGD, from the coding sequence ATGTCACTTCAATTAAAAGGCACCACATACTACCGCACCGCTGAAGTTTGCGAATTGGCAGGCATCAGCCGGACAACCCTGTTCCGCTGGTTGAAAAACGACCTGCTCGGGGCAGCGGTTGCCCGTGATAGACGCGGATGGCGGCTGTTTACTGAAGCCGAAGCCGAACTTCTTAAAGCGGAAGCTAACCGGGTCGACGGCGCCTCAGCCGGCGATTAA
- a CDS encoding NADH-quinone oxidoreductase subunit A, which yields MLTQFSYVGLFLIIGAAFILVTLGIPIVLTRLGVVPKKPSKVKQETYECGMETTGRSWVQFNFRYYIFALMLIVVDVLAVFLYPWAANLGELGAPAFFVIVFFLFIITVGYVYAWKKKALEWQ from the coding sequence GTGCTAACTCAATTCAGCTACGTCGGGCTCTTCCTCATAATCGGGGCGGCTTTTATTCTGGTAACCCTGGGTATCCCCATTGTTTTGACGCGTCTTGGGGTCGTTCCTAAGAAACCATCTAAGGTCAAACAGGAAACATACGAATGCGGCATGGAAACTACCGGCCGCAGCTGGGTCCAATTCAATTTCCGCTACTATATCTTCGCTTTGATGCTCATAGTCGTCGACGTTTTGGCTGTCTTCCTGTATCCGTGGGCGGCGAACCTCGGCGAACTGGGCGCGCCGGCCTTTTTTGTTATCGTTTTCTTTCTGTTTATCATTACGGTCGGCTACGTATACGCCTGGAAAAAGAAGGCACTGGAATGGCAATAG
- a CDS encoding NIL domain-containing protein, with translation MTITNKKISLRFPRHLVDRPVVYHLIKDYNLELNILKATISSEEGHMVLELRGERADFDKGIEYLTKTGLIIDTLCREVTRNEARCTDCGACVTICPAQAFSVDSISRDITFDEEKCVVCGMCILSCPSRSMELHF, from the coding sequence ATGACTATTACCAATAAAAAGATTTCGCTGAGGTTTCCTCGACACTTGGTCGACCGGCCGGTGGTCTATCATCTGATCAAGGATTATAACCTTGAGTTAAACATCCTGAAGGCTACCATCAGTAGCGAGGAAGGCCATATGGTCTTGGAACTTCGGGGTGAACGCGCCGATTTTGATAAAGGCATCGAATATCTGACCAAAACCGGACTGATCATCGACACTCTGTGCCGCGAGGTCACCCGTAATGAAGCTCGCTGCACGGACTGCGGGGCTTGCGTAACCATTTGCCCGGCCCAGGCTTTTTCCGTCGATTCCATCAGCCGAGACATCACTTTCGACGAGGAAAAATGTGTTGTCTGCGGCATGTGCATTCTCTCCTGTCCTTCGAGGTCGATGGAACTGCACTTTTAG
- the nuoH gene encoding NADH-quinone oxidoreductase subunit NuoH codes for MDWLHFAVFTVIIFIFVISGVLFFIWYERRGLGRFQIRPGPNRAGPFGLLQPVADAVKVLLKEDIVPALADKPVHFLAPLIAFVPALAVFAVIPFGDGALLANLNIGILYIMSVSSIVVIGIFMAGWSSSNKYSLLGAMRTIAQEVSYEIPLVLSILGAVMLAGSLSLNDIVKAQNVPFILLQPLGFLIYMTAAMAEINRTPFDLLEADSEIIAGFQTEYSGMKFGLFYLTEYAETLSVSAIASTLFLGGWAGPLLPGFVWLLIKIVAVFTFIMWVRATFPRLRIDQVMAFGWKFLLPLAMLNLVLTAILVLTGLNDKVWLAVPLNFALAFILIIGASRQFRTGGGHVIV; via the coding sequence ATGGACTGGCTCCACTTTGCCGTGTTCACCGTGATTATTTTCATCTTTGTCATCAGCGGAGTGCTGTTTTTCATCTGGTACGAGCGCCGCGGCCTGGGACGCTTTCAGATCCGCCCCGGACCGAACAGGGCGGGTCCGTTTGGGTTGCTCCAACCGGTGGCTGACGCCGTTAAGGTACTTCTTAAAGAAGATATAGTGCCGGCGCTGGCGGATAAGCCGGTCCATTTCCTCGCTCCCCTCATCGCGTTCGTTCCAGCGCTGGCGGTATTCGCCGTCATCCCGTTTGGTGATGGAGCATTACTGGCAAACCTCAACATCGGCATTTTGTATATCATGTCGGTAAGCTCAATTGTAGTCATCGGGATCTTCATGGCCGGCTGGTCTTCTTCCAACAAATATTCCCTTCTGGGCGCCATGCGCACCATAGCCCAGGAAGTCAGCTATGAGATCCCCCTGGTGCTTTCGATATTAGGAGCTGTGATGCTGGCCGGCTCTCTTTCGTTAAATGATATCGTCAAAGCCCAGAACGTCCCGTTTATCTTGCTGCAGCCCCTGGGCTTTTTGATCTATATGACCGCCGCCATGGCTGAGATAAATCGTACTCCCTTCGATCTCCTGGAGGCGGACTCGGAAATCATCGCGGGGTTCCAGACCGAATATTCGGGGATGAAGTTCGGCCTTTTCTACCTCACGGAATATGCAGAAACCCTATCGGTTTCGGCTATCGCCAGCACCCTGTTCTTGGGAGGCTGGGCAGGACCGTTATTGCCTGGTTTCGTCTGGCTGTTGATCAAGATCGTCGCCGTTTTTACGTTCATAATGTGGGTCCGGGCAACCTTTCCCCGGCTTAGGATCGACCAGGTCATGGCTTTCGGCTGGAAATTTCTGTTACCGCTAGCTATGCTCAACCTGGTGCTGACCGCCATCCTTGTGTTGACCGGGCTCAACGACAAGGTTTGGCTGGCGGTACCTTTGAATTTTGCTCTCGCTTTTATACTTATCATCGGCGCCAGCCGTCAGTTCCGGACCGGAGGCGGCCATGTCATCGTTTAA
- a CDS encoding NADH-quinone oxidoreductase subunit J family protein gives MVAAFLLFSVGIIVSALAVVLLKNIFRASLMLVFCFFLIAGLFASLSADFLAAIQVLIYVGAISVLIILAIMLTREITLGSLTNKLGIPALVASGFVSVSLIVTAINTDWPVSQAPPADPTTPLLANLLFSPEHFMLPLEMAAVLLLTTIIGAIILVRDK, from the coding sequence ATGGTTGCCGCTTTTCTGCTTTTTTCGGTTGGCATTATCGTCAGCGCTTTAGCTGTGGTTCTACTTAAAAATATTTTTCGCGCATCGCTCATGCTGGTCTTTTGCTTCTTCCTGATTGCCGGACTGTTTGCCAGTCTATCGGCAGACTTCCTCGCTGCGATCCAGGTGCTGATATATGTCGGGGCGATTTCGGTGCTTATCATTCTGGCGATCATGCTGACACGGGAAATAACTTTGGGTAGCCTGACCAATAAACTTGGGATACCTGCCCTGGTAGCCAGCGGTTTTGTTTCCGTTTCACTCATCGTTACCGCTATCAATACGGATTGGCCGGTATCACAAGCGCCTCCCGCAGACCCCACAACTCCGTTGTTGGCGAACCTGCTCTTTTCACCCGAACATTTCATGCTTCCCCTTGAGATGGCGGCGGTGCTCCTTTTAACCACCATCATCGGCGCGATTATTTTGGTGAGGGACAAATAG
- the nuoK gene encoding NADH-quinone oxidoreductase subunit NuoK codes for MGLNHYLVLSAVLFGIGLWGALSKKSAVVILMCIELMLNAAAIAMVAFSRFVAPDLLTGQVFAIFIIVVAAAEATVALAIIMSIYRSRDSIDATKIDLMKW; via the coding sequence ATTGGACTGAACCATTATCTTGTCCTTTCGGCGGTGCTTTTCGGTATCGGCCTCTGGGGCGCACTTTCCAAGAAAAGTGCCGTCGTCATTCTCATGTGCATCGAATTGATGCTGAATGCGGCAGCCATCGCCATGGTAGCCTTCTCGCGTTTCGTAGCGCCCGACCTGCTGACCGGCCAAGTTTTTGCGATCTTCATCATCGTGGTCGCGGCGGCGGAAGCCACTGTCGCCCTGGCGATAATTATGTCGATCTACCGCAGCAGGGATAGCATCGACGCCACGAAGATCGATCTAATGAAATGGTGA
- a CDS encoding NADH-quinone oxidoreductase subunit C: MKNLDFIPVSRRIIERFGEGSVAADDKRLMVHREHLADIALFLKEDPDLSLDYLNSITGIDHKTHFTVVYHLTSLAKKHRLTFRTDLDDRNTPSLPSVTSVWRGADFQEREIFDLMGIEFTGHPNLKRIFLWEGFPGYPLRKDWVNRDA; encoded by the coding sequence GTGAAAAACCTGGATTTCATTCCCGTCTCCCGGCGGATTATCGAGCGTTTCGGTGAGGGTTCGGTTGCAGCGGACGACAAAAGGCTGATGGTTCATCGTGAACATCTTGCGGATATCGCTTTATTTCTTAAAGAGGATCCAGATCTTTCACTGGATTACCTGAATTCGATAACAGGAATAGATCATAAAACTCATTTCACAGTTGTTTATCACCTGACTTCCCTGGCTAAAAAGCACCGGCTTACCTTCAGAACTGATCTGGACGACCGGAATACTCCATCGCTGCCATCCGTCACCTCGGTATGGCGAGGTGCCGACTTTCAAGAGCGTGAAATTTTTGACCTGATGGGAATTGAATTCACCGGCCACCCCAATCTTAAGCGCATATTTCTCTGGGAGGGTTTCCCCGGTTACCCCCTTCGAAAGGACTGGGTAAACCGTGACGCTTAA
- a CDS encoding type IV pilus twitching motility protein PilT produces MSQIDEWLKLLVDLGGSDLHLRVPSPPVLRIDGELVIRDEFPPLKTSDLEGVLDEITKPEQKETFLREKELDFAYSVVGLARFRVSVMRQRGTLSMAFRQVPFQILSMEKLGVPMICKELIVKPRGMILVCGPTGSGKSTTMAAMVDYLNQNASRNVITIEDPIEYLHSNKRCLIAQRDLGDDTKAFAVALKHALRHDPDVIVVGEMRDLETISTAIAAAETGHLVVGTLHTTDAAQTVDRVIDIFPPNQQQQIRLQFSQVIEAVLVQTLVPRLNAKGRVPAFEVMTATPAVRNLIREQKTHEITNVIQLSGKDGMQTLDQSLTELLRKNLISKEEALLKSSHPEKLQKLLQYQATAGMR; encoded by the coding sequence ATGTCTCAAATTGACGAATGGTTAAAATTGCTGGTTGACCTCGGTGGTTCTGACTTGCACCTGAGAGTCCCCAGTCCGCCGGTTCTGCGAATCGATGGTGAATTGGTTATCCGTGATGAGTTTCCTCCTCTAAAAACCTCCGATCTTGAAGGCGTCCTGGACGAGATCACCAAACCGGAACAGAAAGAGACCTTTCTTCGTGAAAAGGAACTCGATTTTGCCTACAGCGTCGTCGGATTAGCCCGCTTCCGGGTGAGTGTGATGCGCCAGAGAGGCACCCTCTCTATGGCTTTCCGGCAGGTTCCGTTTCAGATTTTATCGATGGAAAAACTCGGCGTTCCTATGATCTGCAAAGAGCTTATTGTGAAACCCCGCGGCATGATACTGGTCTGCGGCCCCACCGGATCAGGCAAGTCCACCACTATGGCCGCGATGGTAGATTACCTTAACCAGAACGCTTCCAGAAACGTGATAACTATCGAAGATCCCATTGAATACCTCCATTCCAACAAAAGGTGCCTGATAGCGCAACGTGATCTTGGCGATGATACCAAAGCCTTTGCTGTCGCCCTGAAACATGCCCTCCGGCACGATCCGGACGTTATCGTGGTTGGCGAAATGCGAGATCTGGAGACAATATCGACTGCCATTGCCGCGGCGGAGACCGGCCACCTGGTAGTCGGCACTCTGCATACCACCGATGCGGCTCAGACAGTCGACCGCGTTATTGATATCTTTCCGCCCAATCAACAACAACAGATTCGGCTCCAATTCAGCCAGGTTATTGAGGCGGTGCTTGTCCAGACCCTCGTTCCCCGGCTGAACGCCAAAGGGCGTGTGCCCGCATTTGAAGTAATGACGGCAACCCCCGCCGTCCGCAACCTGATCCGTGAACAAAAAACCCACGAAATCACCAACGTCATCCAATTATCCGGCAAGGATGGGATGCAAACTCTGGATCAGTCGCTGACCGAGCTTTTACGTAAGAACTTGATATCCAAGGAAGAGGCCCTGCTCAAGAGCAGTCATCCTGAAAAACTCCAGAAATTGCTTCAGTACCAGGCAACCGCGGGAATGAGGTAA